CCAACCCAAAACCGAACCATGAACACCAATACCAGGCACCAACATGATTCAAGCTAATGACATGTGAACGATTGATTGCATGACCACGAGTGATCATTGAAAAGACTAGAAGGCTTTACAAAGTTTGATCTAGAGTTGCCGGGTTAGACCAATATTAACAATGGTAGACCAGTGTTAACTGGGAGCTGACCCAGATTTGACCATTATTAGAATTTCTAGGACGGAAAGCATGGCTCCACACGTCGCACTAGCCCGAGACTCCTTTTATTATGTTAGCACTTCTATTATCTTAAGTACTTGGACTTGGGCCCAAGCCCATTGTTTAGCTAGTAGTATTAAGTCTCAGTAATGTGCATTTTTTACCCAGTTTTGGATAATATGTTTGTGAGGCCCTATATAGAAACCTTTTGGGTTCTTAAAGAACTCctgtaaattttatatatttggatCAACTGTTACATGATTAGGatgtaattattttcatatactaATTGTGGCTGAATTCTATCAATTTGGTTCCTATATCCTATCTTTCTATCTCGTCTTAAGtccattcttattttctttgtgGATTTTTCTTGTTTGCTATTTCTTTCCGTCGTCACCTATCGACACATCCATACCATGCTACTTGTAGAGTGGTTGGCATTAAGTACTTCTGTATAAATCAGGAGGCAACGCACCTTTGCATCAAACTGCATCTCTCCAGGATTATCGGAAGTGAGGCATGCGCCATGGGCTTTCAACCATTCCACACAATCCTCAACACCATCTGTGTCCTCACTTTCTTCACTTGTGAAGCCTAAAACTTGGGCAATGTAGGTGACCGGAACAGTAGGCCGATTCGAGCGAGACATACATCTAACCGCCGCATATCGCATTTTATCAGCATATAGATCTGCAAAGACAAGTACACATCATCAAATTTAGCAAAATAAATGCAATAGCTAAAAGTCCACCATTAGGAACAGAACACACCCATAAGACACGTGTTAAGATTAGGAGCTGTCTTGTATAATCTGAAGTAAGCAACATAGTTTCCAGTGGACACAGCTGCTCGAACTGACAGAGCATGTTTAACAGCATCGTTCTGTCTAGCCTCTGCTGGTAATCTGGAAAAGGAAAATGCACAACAGAATAGATTAACATTGCACGTTTGAGAAGAAGGGTTTTTCCAGTATGTATTAAACATTTTTTGAGCAGATTTTCTCAAGATACCAGCACCCAGGTGTATGGAAATTGAAGCCAGGTATACTATGAGTTCGACGAAAATAATGGATTAGACCATAgaaagactacaattcactTTCCCTTTGTGGCCCTAGTATTACCTTTtgcaatataaaataaactcatTTGAGCTATGGACTAAATATTGTGACATTTGAGATTTCTATTCAACTTGAACATAAGTTGAtgcccttttttcttttctttttttcctagATTCAATTGAAAGGAAATTTTCCATCTTCTCTTCACACTCTCCGTCTTCTGCTTTCTCCCCCCTCACTCCCTTCCTTACTATCACACCCCCAAAACCCATCTCTTCCCACCCTAAGtctatcttcttttttttttttggttttcttccTTGCATAACAAATCAAGATGAACAGGGGAATGGACACACTCCTAAATTAAGCACAAGCTTAACTGTTCTGATTTAGCCTAAACTTTGACAAGCTTATGTTCATATTAAGGCCAAAAATGAAAAGGTAATAAAGTTTTGCATAGAGGTCAGGAATTAAAATGCATAAGTCTAACTGGCCAGTGAATAGTCATGCAAACTCATAAGTCATAACTAGCAAAAGGTATGAGTTGGTGATCCACACTGGTTGAACCTGTTGCATAGCTAAGTCATAACTAGAATGAATAAACCATTGAGGATTTGTCAACATCTGTCTGCTGCAATTTAACCTCACAATCATCCTCAAGGTTGCAAAAAGCAAGGATGTCACGGATGAAATTATTTACATGCAAATCTTACTAGATtgcctcttcttttttttcttccattttgcAGTTGCAGATGCCTAAAAAGGACTAACCAGAGGAACAGCAAAAGTACTTTGGGTGCTTGTAAGCCAAATGACAGAATCGAATGGAAGCAGACAAATAAGCAACACGAAAAGACTTGCAGAAGTTTCACAAAAAAGAACGCAAGAAAACCAGTATAGTAAGTAGCTGACTGACCTAGACAACGCTAATAGCAGATCTCTGTTGTTACTAGAGTGCAAAAGAACACAGAGTAGATTATATGCAACAAATTCCATATCACACCCCTTTATTCCTTCTGCATAAAGCGTTTTTAGCTGCGACTGACACTGCATATACCAGAACTAAGAGAGTAAGTAAGAGTAACACTCAAGCAGATAAACCAATGATGTCTTCGCAGCAAATTACACATTTGTTCATGACATGTCCAAAAACTTTGATCCCAACGCAATTCAATATTGCAATTGTGCCAGCATGTACTcatttaaaacaagaaaaagattaaaaagttttaagaaCACATTAAGGTAATAGTTCAGAAAAAAACTTCCCAACACAACCTCACGATTTAGGGCGGAGGTGGGGAACATCTACTATTTCTTCGATCAAAATACATAAGCAgctataaatataaattttactgCTCAGAACACACTGCTTCTCTGCGTGTTGAAAAAGACCAAAGGAGGACACTAGCAGAAAGAATCTGCATCTAGAAAAGAGAAAGGATATAGGTGAAGCTGGAAAAATATGGGCAGTCATCCAATCCAGTAATGCCTAAGTACTAATAAAGCATCAGGAAGGAGTGACCCAACATTAGTAGTAAACAACCAACAGAGACAATATGCCATTTATGTatccaaatatttcaaaataaggaCTTATTTGTGGCATAAAGGAGACCATTCTTATACCAGCAGTGAACTCCTGAAAGGGCTGTAAGAACTATAATGGCAATACTAACAAATAATCACATCGCATTGTACCAGCTTAATTTCCTTGCACGTGCGGGCGTATAAAAGGATTTGAACCATGGAAAAAGGTAGCATAAATTTTGTCCATAGAGCGCCAGAAACATTTCACCCTGATATACTTAAAGTTCTGGATTGGAAGTCCCAGTAAGGGATTTCACTCTAAACTAAATTCTATAAATTAGTACATAAACTTGACTGTAAAAAGGATCCAGCATTCAATAACATTAAAACAAAGAAGTGTCCAACTGAAATATAAACTGTGTGGAAGCACTTTCAGACACACTAGCATACAAGAAACTTCAGAGAGGGATTAAGATTCTAAGAAGTTATGACTGAAAGTTCCCACCATGGGAAGGAGTACCTGATTAAATTCCGACAAGTCCCCAACTTCTATTGCCAACCGACCATGTGTTTCATACACCTAAAACAGAAGGCAGGTAAGGAAgatattaataagaaaaaacaataCAACATCGATTGtaaagaaagttcatatcaatCATTTTCAGAAAATAAATTCAGTTCCTAGAATAGCCAGTGTATATGATGATGAAAATTTTATGTCTTGCTCCATTTGAATAGTGAAATTAGCACAAGGAAATATACCTTGACTGTTAACGCGTTGCGTATGCGTTGGACTGTAAGATCTTGCCGTATTGATTTTAACTGATCACATTTGTAAAGGTAGTTCTTCGGAGAACTTTGAAccatttttaatgctttttccaaGACTTCTTCTGGTCTCACCTGCAAAGGCAGAATTACTtttgagaaatcatcaaaacgTGCGAAGTGAAAATTGCCAATAGATATGCATTCCCCTTGAATCTCAAGTAACAACAGAAAGAATTAAGAGATTACAGTTGCAGGGTCAGGTGCAGAAGTAAGACGTAAGTAGCGTTTCTCAATTTCCTGGCAGGTTCCTTTGACAGTAAGAGCATCCCAATCAATATCTTCAACAGCACAGTTACCATTTTCCTCAATGTTTCTACTAAGCACCAAGGCAGTAGCCCTCCTTGCATACACATTTCCAGCTCCTCCATTTCTGGATCGATTATCATTAGCAGCTATGCGACTTCCATGCCCTCTCTCAAAACGCTTTGATCGATTTTCACGTCTCTTTCTTTCCTCTGGTGTATCTGCCGCTGCTCCTGCAGCAGATTTATAGGCTGATTGACTTCGTTCCTTATCACTATCACTGGATGCTTCACCGTTATCTGTCACATCCATTTCATCACCAACACACTGCCTCTTAGCTGGCCTAAAGACATCAGTTTTGGGGGTTTTCCGCTgtggtaaagaaaattttacatGACTCGAATTATTCACCTTGATATCTAACTTTCCACCTGAAAACTGTATGCAATCACTCAGATGAGAGACATTTTATTTGGTCATATGGATCTGGTAACAAACTGATGGAAGCCAAAAGATTAGAACACCCCAGGCTTTAAGAGTTAAGTAGCACTAAGCCAAAAAGACAAGTATCAGATGTGTCAATCTCATGTAAGAAGAATCATAGCTGGGTCAGGACAGagttcacttgagtacctaaaaCAACAATTTAGCACCCCTTGACACAGTAATAGATCCAATTCGATCTTGCCTAAGAAGCCGCTTTGGTTCATGCGATGCAAAGAAAACATAGTATGCTGCCTAACCCAAAAAGTAGCCGATGGTTGATTCTACTTGTATCATACTATTATGCTCTAAGAAACCTGGACCAATAGCCTGTTTGACCAAACCTTAGGGAGGCCAAAATGcgtatttttctaaaaagtgcTTATTTAAAAAAGAGTGTAAGTGTTTGACTAAGCTTTTGTGAGAAAATAAGTGCTTTTGTGAATAGCAGAAGTTGTTTTTCATACACTTAAAAAACTAATTTCCCCAAAATTGCTTCGAGAAAAGAACACTTAGAAGCACTTTCAATATCTTGGCCAGACGCAATTTATTACTCAAAAGTGCTTTTTAAATTTACTGGCCAAACACAAACTGCTTCTCACTAAAACTTAAACTTTTTTGAAAAGCACTTTTCAATATAAGCTGATTTTAGAAGCTTTGGCCAAACAAGCTATAGGAGAAAagttttttcatgaattatggaggattctaagaaaatatattgTGGAAAACATTACAATCTCTGACACAATAAGTATGTTAAAGAACTAATAGAATTGAACACATTTTTTGGTTGATACTATGCACATTTATATTAATCGATCACCAAAAAATAAGGGGAAGGAGCCAGAGAAGTCATGAAGCTGGAGAATCCTGGTGCGGATAAATAAGCACTCAGCAACCTAGACCACCTCGTTAGATTCTTCATTTCAAGCAAGAGGCTGAAGTTGgtgaaaaatagaaagagataACTGTAGAACCTTTTATCTTCAAAGGCAGAAAACTATTACCTGTTTATTCCAACTCCCATACTTAGAAGCATCAGGAGTGACTGATGCAGGTTGGACGGTTGGTTTCTCCACTTCTAAAGGCTCCCACCTACTTTTATATCGCCTACTCGGACTTCTCTTACTTTTTGGAGATGAAGAAACTGGAGCTGAGAATATTACTCTTCTGCATAGAAAAGGAAGAAGTCAAAATAGTCCTTGAATATGATAAAAGATATCTAACCGTGAGGGAAAATTCATCAGCATAAAGGGGAAAAGGCTCATGATTATGTTCCCTAATCAGGGAAACTACACTATATACGCAGAAGTGTTTTGCTTTCAACTGTGAAACAAATACTTAAgcaaagtaaaaaatgaatgGGAAAAAGGAGGAAAAGAAGTTTGTTTCTAACTACTGAGGCAAAAATTATTACATTTGCACTTTGCACTAGCTGTAAGATAACAACCATATGCTAGGTGAAGTACAAATGCATAGACGAGATACAGTAATTCACATTCATGCCCTATGACAGCTACTTTGGTAAGTCACACGTGCGTGCattgtatatattattatatttagatTTTTGTGTGAGCCCACAGCATGTGCATGCATAAGGTTTGCAGATCAGTTTTGGGAAGAGTAGAGAGCATACTCCTTCTTATCAGCATCCACACTGGACATGGGGAAAAGAGGCTCGGTGTCCCAGTCTCTTGTATGAAGTGTACCGTCAGCAGTTGCCTTTGTGATAATCTGCAGATTATGGTACATTTAAGTAACAGAGGGGGCAAGGCAAAGAACCATGCATCAACAGAATGACATATCATTATAGTACAAGTAAATCAAATgttaatcaattaatatgacTCATTATGTTGCAAACAGCTCAAACATTACCCAATGATATCAGCATTAGCATTACTGTAGATGGGACGCAAAATAATAGATATAGTTATATAGAAGAGCAATGGAAGGACGACCATGGCTATGAAGAGTTGTACAATGAGTAATACAAATTGTACTATGTACTTGATCAGTTGATCATATCTTATTTCCTTACCAATTGCCTCTCGACACGTGTAATATACGTGCGTCCATTCTCTTTTAtatcatttcaattttattgtccatcataaatttaaaatatcaagtCATTATCAGTTTCATTCATATTTTGTGGACCCTATTTGTCATTCAAGCTTCACtaaatgtcatcaacatactaTATGTTCAATCaaatataatagtaatattttttttattcgacCAATAGTAATACTTTTAAGCATATATCATCGAGCCAtgatcaaaaaatttgaaactaatATTTATCATGCTAACAAAGCTAAAACAATATTCCAGTAATAAATTACATTTTCATCTTTAAGATAGATACCATAAACGTATTTTTACTCGAAGTTCTATTATTTTGTGATGtacaaaaaaaacactaaagAGAAATGTTGTCGTGTATTAGATAAATATGgttttactattatttaataagaataataaattacTTGACTTAATATATTAATAGCTTATTAAATTTGCCGGTCAGTTCTATTTTGATGCTCGAACTACAATGTCTATGTAGTGCTAAAAACCCATATGTTATTTACTATAAAAATGGGTATTCAAGTAAGTtatcagtttcaaaaaaaatgtgtattcaagtctctaattttatttctttctaaaTTTTCTGGCAACATCATCATTGATGCCACTTCTCTTTTTGAGCCAGATGAGTGCTCCTCATTCTATGTTCTAGCTATTCATAACTAGGAAGTTACTCAATTGCTGCTTGCTAAACCGGCTATAAAGCATTATTATCTCCATACCATCTGAAAATTCTTCATTAAGTCTCAAATAATATCTATGCAGCTCATTACATGGCAAGAACTGGAAAACGACCGAgagaaaatctcaaaaatacACTAAGATACCTCCTTCATCACAGCTTGGGATGCCACCATTTGAGTATCATCCTTGCACCGAGCCAAAGCCCTTTCAACATAACCACAAAGTGATTTAGGAAAAGTATCAGGCTGCAGACAACAGAAAGATCACTTTAATTAAGCACGGAAAACAAATAATCTGACATTTATTTGATGCAATGCAAGAATAAATACCATGTTATGACATGTCACCATTATCCCAATTCCCAACTATTAGTTACCACTAGAATAAAATACCAAGGTTTCTCAGATTGTGTGGCGACAAAAGTACAGAACACAACCAAGGAGCAgtatttcatcaataaaaccTAACAGTTGAACTGTCAATCATAACAAGATAGAAGATTGCAGCGTCAAagtatcatattaaaaaaagcTGCTCCTTACTCCTTAATAGTTCAGCAAAATCAGAAGTCCTACCAATATCGAAATTTCATGTACAAGTGATTAAACCAAGTTGACACAAACCTACCAGTTTAGCCATTAATAACTATATCATTGTTTCAACATCAACTTGAAAACGCGAATCCCAAATTGAAAAACCCGTTAAGAGTATTTCAAGTGAAATAATTGCAGACTCACACAGCTTTAACTTTTTCCCAAGTGAAATTCATGTTCAAACACAATAGACTTCCAGATAACCTTTTCCAACTTCCATCtcagattctttttttttccaacttgAACCAAATATCGTCACcaacattaataattaatagatTTAACTTTAGCAAGCAAGCATGTTGCTTTTCACTTCAGAAGTTGTAATGATGTCGACCATGAATAGGTAAGTTGGCTATTTCTATTCTCACAGCTACACCTAAAAGATAATGcaataaaagttcaaaaaaacTCTGCCCGGCTTTTACCATAATAGAATATACATTTACACAGACCTCGCAGACGTCTCAGTAGATTTGTTCACTAGACACATTTAAATGACCAAGAAAATGATTATAAAATAACCCATCTTCGCCAAGCTTGGGATGCAATTGTTTTATCCAAAACGAACATGTGAGCTTATCCACATGCGACTCATTGGAACAACTCTGAAGGTTTTCCTGATAGACCAATGGTGATGAGTGCCTTTAAAAGCCCTAACTACATCTGTATTAAAGAAATACACAACCTACCACCCAAGCTACTGATTCACTGGTTATCAAAATATCCTCTGCATAACTATTCCGCCAATATCACCCATAATATAAATCTTCCTTACTAAAAGCACACAAATCAGAGAAAATATGGAACTCCAGAATATTAAATCAAGTTAGTCTTCCTGATATTGATAAAATGATACCACACCAAATACACTTGACAAGTGACTTCCCAAATGCACTTCTACATATTAGACTAATGGAGTTATTTAGAGGGCTATATTAGTACTAGATCATTCTTGTCAAGCGCATAGGATCATTTGCTTTAATAGGATTTAATTAGcatcatatcattatttttgaagaaaaacttCGGCAAGTTATATGAGAAAGGTCCTAAGAAGTGCTACTCAACCAAGGGTGTAAAGAAGTCTAATCAATGCATATATGGAAGTTTAGAGAATGGCTGGCCCCTCCAATTGGTAATTTGGTTTAAGATGAAGTGTTTTGTTAATGGCACCAAGTAGATGCAAATAAAGTACAAAAGATAGTAAGCATAAAGTAAcccttttctcaaaaaaaaagatagtaaGCACACAAAAGAGTTTGTTAGCTCCATTCGAATATGTACTCCCCTCGAATTCGTTAATGCATTGGGGTTTTCGAATTTCCTCCTACAAATTATCCATAGTGACTCCTCATAACAAGCATCACTTGACCAATTCTAAGAGAATcttacaacaacatacccggTGCAATCCCCTAAGAGGTGGCTGGTCTAAGAGAAGCTTACAACAAACATAAAGGAACACTAGCACAGATATCTTCTAATTGACTATGAAGATGAAAGACTATCAAGAAGCAAGTGAAAACTTTATCATCTTAGTCAAGCATTTGAACTTTGTCCgtcaattatgcaaagttatgTTACAAAACTCAATTTGTGATTGCATGTTTTACTAAAATGATCAAAGTTAAAGGTGTCTAACCTTGAGAGCATTCTCTGCAGCATTAGATGATACTTTTTCATTAGTTTTTGGTAAGGAAACGCTGACATATGCAGGTTTGGCTGCTGCATTAGTTGTAGAGCTTTGCATATCCAGCTTTGGTAAACCCATGGTCAATGTTGAAGTTATTCTAGGGTTTGTGGGAATCTGTAGTTTGCTAGCACTACCTGTATCGCCTGGTGTAACAGTTTGCTGCATAGTGGGCAAGGATGACTGATAATTATAGGGCATCTGATAAGAGGCTTGATATTGTGTGCTTGGTCCTTGGGGACATGAAGAACTTTGTTGAAGGTTTTCATGAGAAGGGGTTATGTCTAAAGGCTTTTGACCATAAGACTGTACTGGATCAGGCTGCTGATTTTGGAAAGAGGGAGCCCAATGTTTCCAGTAACTATCATGAACGTTTCCACCTACAGCAGGAGActgacccaaaaaaaaattgaaagttaaGTTCATTAGGCAAATCAAAAAGAATTCCACACATAACATGAAGGGAAAGAGAAATGAAGTTGCTTTTCTCAGTGTACTGAGTattgaaaagcaaaaaaaatgaGGCACTGACTGCAATGACAGTAGATAACATCTCTTCTTCT
The window above is part of the Solanum pennellii chromosome 5, SPENNV200 genome. Proteins encoded here:
- the LOC107020399 gene encoding SAC3 family protein A isoform X2 codes for the protein MMNQGIATVTTLDPSSQENHQVVDPNQHHMSSYYAPPNSTVAPWSAHGADSYARENGVVSHSGYDHDQQAAPPSRNVQDGLNVAASATTPSSGATNVQQDYSSYGTYQSTDPYGYNNTGYAAYYNGYQQQPNQSYPQPSGAYQNTGAPYQPLSSLQNTGSYAGPASYSSTYYNPGDYQTSGGYTSGAYNNQTNAWHEGQYATYTSHQYPSYSSDSNAAYSSTTAPAASQYQQQYKQWADYYNHTQNDVPCAPGTENISVSNVSSLSCPVPAGYPASGVQAPASHAPPGKPESGLPALSASPAVGGNVHDSYWKHWAPSFQNQQPDPVQSYGQKPLDITPSHENLQQSSSCPQGPSTQYQASYQMPYNYQSSLPTMQQTVTPGDTGSASKLQIPTNPRITSTLTMGLPKLDMQSSTTNAAAKPAYVSVSLPKTNEKVSSNAAENALKPDTFPKSLCGYVERALARCKDDTQMVASQAVMKEIITKATADGTLHTRDWDTEPLFPMSSVDADKKERVIFSAPVSSSPKSKRSPSRRYKSRWEPLEVEKPTVQPASVTPDASKYGSWNKQFSGGKLDIKVNNSSHVKFSLPQRKTPKTDVFRPAKRQCVGDEMDVTDNGEASSDSDKERSQSAYKSAAGAAADTPEERKRRENRSKRFERGHGSRIAANDNRSRNGGAGNVYARRATALVLSRNIEENGNCAVEDIDWDALTVKGTCQEIEKRYLRLTSAPDPATVRPEEVLEKALKMVQSSPKNYLYKCDQLKSIRQDLTVQRIRNALTVKVYETHGRLAIEVGDLSEFNQCQSQLKTLYAEGIKGCDMEFVAYNLLCVLLHSSNNRDLLLALSRLPAEARQNDAVKHALSVRAAVSTGNYVAYFRLYKTAPNLNTCLMDLYADKMRYAAVRCMSRSNRPTVPVTYIAQVLGFTSEESEDTDGVEDCVEWLKAHGACLTSDNPGEMQFDAKASVSTLYMPEPEDAVSHGDASLAVNDFLTRNLA
- the LOC107020399 gene encoding SAC3 family protein A isoform X3, producing MMNQGIATVTTLDPSSQENHQVVDPNQHHMSSYYAPPNSTVAPWSAHGADSYARENGVVSHSGYDHDQQAAPPSRNVQDGLNVAASATTPSSGATNVQQDYSSYGTYQSTDPYGYNNTGYAAYYNGYQQQPNQSYPQPSGAYQNTGAPYQPLSSLQNTGSYAGPASYSSTYYNPGDYQTSGGYTSGAYNNQTNAWHEGQYATYTSHQYPSYSSDSNAAYSSTTAPAASQYQQQYKQWADYYNHTQNDVPCAPGTENISVSNVSSLSCPVPAGYPASGVQAPASHAPPGKPESGLPALSAVQSPAVGGNVHDSYWKHWAPSFQNQQPDPVQSYGQKPLDITPSHENLQQSSSCPQGPSTQYQASYQMPYNYQSSLPTMQQTVTPGDTGSASKLQIPTNPRITSTLTMGLPKLDMQSSTTNAAAKPAYVSVSLPKTNEKVSSNAAENALKPDTFPKSLCGYVERALARCKDDTQMVASQAVMKEIITKATADGTLHTRDWDTEPLFPMSSVDADKKERVIFSAPVSSSPKSKRSPSRRYKSRWEPLEVEKPTVQPASVTPDASKYGSWNKQRKTPKTDVFRPAKRQCVGDEMDVTDNGEASSDSDKERSQSAYKSAAGAAADTPEERKRRENRSKRFERGHGSRIAANDNRSRNGGAGNVYARRATALVLSRNIEENGNCAVEDIDWDALTVKGTCQEIEKRYLRLTSAPDPATVRPEEVLEKALKMVQSSPKNYLYKCDQLKSIRQDLTVQRIRNALTVKVYETHGRLAIEVGDLSEFNQCQSQLKTLYAEGIKGCDMEFVAYNLLCVLLHSSNNRDLLLALSRLPAEARQNDAVKHALSVRAAVSTGNYVAYFRLYKTAPNLNTCLMDLYADKMRYAAVRCMSRSNRPTVPVTYIAQVLGFTSEESEDTDGVEDCVEWLKAHGACLTSDNPGEMQFDAKASVSTLYMPEPEDAVSHGDASLAVNDFLTRNLA
- the LOC107020399 gene encoding SAC3 family protein A isoform X1; translation: MMNQGIATVTTLDPSSQENHQVVDPNQHHMSSYYAPPNSTVAPWSAHGADSYARENGVVSHSGYDHDQQAAPPSRNVQDGLNVAASATTPSSGATNVQQDYSSYGTYQSTDPYGYNNTGYAAYYNGYQQQPNQSYPQPSGAYQNTGAPYQPLSSLQNTGSYAGPASYSSTYYNPGDYQTSGGYTSGAYNNQTNAWHEGQYATYTSHQYPSYSSDSNAAYSSTTAPAASQYQQQYKQWADYYNHTQNDVPCAPGTENISVSNVSSLSCPVPAGYPASGVQAPASHAPPGKPESGLPALSAVQSPAVGGNVHDSYWKHWAPSFQNQQPDPVQSYGQKPLDITPSHENLQQSSSCPQGPSTQYQASYQMPYNYQSSLPTMQQTVTPGDTGSASKLQIPTNPRITSTLTMGLPKLDMQSSTTNAAAKPAYVSVSLPKTNEKVSSNAAENALKPDTFPKSLCGYVERALARCKDDTQMVASQAVMKEIITKATADGTLHTRDWDTEPLFPMSSVDADKKERVIFSAPVSSSPKSKRSPSRRYKSRWEPLEVEKPTVQPASVTPDASKYGSWNKQFSGGKLDIKVNNSSHVKFSLPQRKTPKTDVFRPAKRQCVGDEMDVTDNGEASSDSDKERSQSAYKSAAGAAADTPEERKRRENRSKRFERGHGSRIAANDNRSRNGGAGNVYARRATALVLSRNIEENGNCAVEDIDWDALTVKGTCQEIEKRYLRLTSAPDPATVRPEEVLEKALKMVQSSPKNYLYKCDQLKSIRQDLTVQRIRNALTVKVYETHGRLAIEVGDLSEFNQCQSQLKTLYAEGIKGCDMEFVAYNLLCVLLHSSNNRDLLLALSRLPAEARQNDAVKHALSVRAAVSTGNYVAYFRLYKTAPNLNTCLMDLYADKMRYAAVRCMSRSNRPTVPVTYIAQVLGFTSEESEDTDGVEDCVEWLKAHGACLTSDNPGEMQFDAKASVSTLYMPEPEDAVSHGDASLAVNDFLTRNLA
- the LOC107020399 gene encoding SAC3 family protein A isoform X4; amino-acid sequence: MEPIKVQILMDTTIQDMLLTIMAINNNLINPILSHQEHIKIQTSGGYTSGAYNNQTNAWHEGQYATYTSHQYPSYSSDSNAAYSSTTAPAASQYQQQYKQWADYYNHTQNDVPCAPGTENISVSNVSSLSCPVPAGYPASGVQAPASHAPPGKPESGLPALSAVQSPAVGGNVHDSYWKHWAPSFQNQQPDPVQSYGQKPLDITPSHENLQQSSSCPQGPSTQYQASYQMPYNYQSSLPTMQQTVTPGDTGSASKLQIPTNPRITSTLTMGLPKLDMQSSTTNAAAKPAYVSVSLPKTNEKVSSNAAENALKPDTFPKSLCGYVERALARCKDDTQMVASQAVMKEIITKATADGTLHTRDWDTEPLFPMSSVDADKKERVIFSAPVSSSPKSKRSPSRRYKSRWEPLEVEKPTVQPASVTPDASKYGSWNKQFSGGKLDIKVNNSSHVKFSLPQRKTPKTDVFRPAKRQCVGDEMDVTDNGEASSDSDKERSQSAYKSAAGAAADTPEERKRRENRSKRFERGHGSRIAANDNRSRNGGAGNVYARRATALVLSRNIEENGNCAVEDIDWDALTVKGTCQEIEKRYLRLTSAPDPATVRPEEVLEKALKMVQSSPKNYLYKCDQLKSIRQDLTVQRIRNALTVKVYETHGRLAIEVGDLSEFNQCQSQLKTLYAEGIKGCDMEFVAYNLLCVLLHSSNNRDLLLALSRLPAEARQNDAVKHALSVRAAVSTGNYVAYFRLYKTAPNLNTCLMDLYADKMRYAAVRCMSRSNRPTVPVTYIAQVLGFTSEESEDTDGVEDCVEWLKAHGACLTSDNPGEMQFDAKASVSTLYMPEPEDAVSHGDASLAVNDFLTRNLA